tatatatatatatatatatatatatatatatacaagtactaAAAGTACTCTGTGTTTAACGTCTATCTTGATACTAAGTTTAATTTGAATCAACTGGGAATCGTGGTAATATTGTAGTGCTCACCATTATTTCCTCAATCTTCTTTGAATTAAGAAACCCACATTTtacatgattaaaatatttcattaaataatacagataaaactataaacaatcaaattttaattttacaataaacatacaaTTCTAGAAGACTGAAAATTCcgtatgtttaattttacaaacattttttgagttaaaaacttgtagtttattaatttatattaaatcaaaatgtcAGTGGAAacctacatttaaaatataaagtatgtataAGAAATACTGCAAgtttaatttacaagtaaaaaaaaataattaggatCGTCCTGATATCCGGACGTTAGTACCCAAAGGGTTTATGGCATAAGATTAAAACAAGTAGAAAATGTTAAGGTTTAAAATTCAATAAGTATAACAATAACTTTCTTTAGTATACTTAACAACAATAGTAAGTGTCAGATTCTCTTACCTTTTCAAAAACCTATCGTCAACAACAAACTATAATCAAATAATGTGTTTctgttattttttcttattaatatccTTGTGCCCTTAGTTGGCCGGCAAGCGTGACCCCGAGCAAGAGAAGGAGGCTCTAGAATGGATCGAAGCTGTCCTGGGGAAGAAGTTCCCGGCCGGCGAAGAGTACGAGGACATCCTGCGTGACGGGCAGGTCCTGTGTGAGGTCATGAACAAATTGCTTCCTGGCGCTATCAAGAAGATCAACACTTCAGGCGGAGACTTCAAACTGATGGAGAACATCAACAAGTGAGTTTGTCTCAGAAGAGATTCTCATTTAGGCAAGACCTTTACGTCGTTAGTTCAGTAAAAGTTTACAGAGACTACTTGACTCTTCTGTGTTGCAGTTTCCAGAAGGCCATGAAGGACTATGGAGTGCCAGATTTGGATGTATTTCAGACTGTTGATTTGTACAACAAGAAAGATATCGCCCAAGTCACCACCACTCTGTTCGCTCTTGGAAGGACGGTTAGTGTTGGTTTATCCTGCTCCTGAAATCTTTTCACGTCaaaacttttagatttaattGCCATAATTCTTGAGTTCCACAGTTGTTTATAAACACATGCTAACCTGAATTCTGACTCATAAGAATTCAGAATAATCAGGAAAATCATGATCCTTGTTGAATCCGAGTAAATCTTTAAACTGTctgttttagatttaaatttcatttttttaacaacaaattcaaATTCTCATCCAAAACACAGTGAATCTCATCCAGTGTATGTCCAATCATGTTGGTAAGCAAAGAGCAAATAGGCCACATGCTTTATCTCTTATATGATATATACTACGCCAAATATATTACAGAATAGGTTAGAGATTTGTATAATACGTAATCATTTTGGATTGTTAACTTAGTCATTGTAAAGTGATGGAATTTAGTACTTTTGAGAAATAGATTCGCTGTCTGGGGAGTTTTATTTACGATGCATTGTTGcaaaaaattgtaaagtttacAAATGACTGAAGATCGTAAGGAGAATTGTCAATAGAAATGGctttatcttttagtttttattttttcctcgCGTGAAATTGACAACTATCAATGTTTTGACGCGTTGTGTACAGGGTTAACTTAGATTAGTCAGAGATACTAGCAACGATAGCCTTATATCTCAGATTACACGACAAGAATTTTCATGGTTTGCACTTAAAGAAAAAATGAATAGCCTAGGTTTTAACTGCCAATTTGgctggttaaaaaaaatttgagttaattataaGGATATTTCACCCATCCATCACTGATATTCGACATGAATTATGTTTTACGTGTCAGTTCAGGAGTGCAGACACAACTTGCATTGTATAAGCAAGTTGACCTAGTTTTTCAAGAAGCTGATCTTATTTTGGCCTAAGAAAGAATTCAATTTTTAGCCGCCATAGTTTTAAGAGTGTTGAAATAGGTGTGtatggaaagggttaaaaatatatccttaattttttcagacatttttcTTAGCTTAATACACCATGCCTGAAACCAGTAATCAGACATTAAAAGCAGACCTAAATCAGATTTAGCCAATCCGATAAAACTGGTTTTAACTGAAAGCGGTAACTTCTTTTACTCTTTTCTCGTAGTCTGGCGCATATATGATTATTACTGTATGTGCCTGACTGTTGGTTTTAAGAATATCGAGCTAAGACAAATCTGATCTGTGAAAAAGATTACGGATATAACCCTTTCGTTACCATCTCATTTCGACCCTCTTCAAAACTAACACAGCTgatcataaaaaaaattgtatgcgAGCTGGCTTTTCATTGACGGAGGAGCTCTTCttgttgtaaaaacaattttctattattttataaaagaaaactcacaattatccaataatttttatattttacacgaggcctttcgacatcaaagatgccatcttcaggtatgaataaaaaatttaaaataattatcagctgagtaaacttaatacaaaatttatatagctaaaagtaaaataaaataaatattaatatatgtataaaagttttggcaaaaaaaaaattaattatattttaaaggaatggtgaattttgaatcggtccaaaataattttttaatattttatcgttatgttttttatgtataatgttttataagcgTCAAGTTCTTCTtatttatggacttgttttattaatgtaaagtttttaaaggtgtgatttGTTTCAAATTCATGTTTGGCTTATTTTTCAGTTTAtccgtatttataatatctttcgtgttccttaaaatcttttttttaagtgattctttttgtctggccaatgtaaatcttatcacaatcttcacagttaattttgtaaattccacttttatttttatctacgattttatcttttggatttccaattagattatttatcttattatctAAAGCTGGCTTTGCTTTAGGCTATGCCAATGTTTCTGGTTGATAATAAAGAACAACGTTGCAGACGTACAATCACCCGGAGTGGCCCGGACCATGGCTGGGTCCTCGCCCTGCAGAAGAGCACAAGAGGAACTTCACAGAAGAGCAGCTGAAGGCTGGGCAGACCATCATAGGGCTGCAGGCCGGCCAAAACAAGGGCGCCTCCCAGGCAGGCCAGAATATGGGCGCAGGCCGCAAGATCATCATTGGAAAGTGAATGCGTCATCAGTTCCCATACAATATTGCATGCAATTTTTATACTACCCTCTATTACCTTTCTCCTACACTAGACCATTGATTCATTCCCCTCAAGTATTTTGTTGTACCATGACTTTGACCAAGTTTAGTTAGTACTTGTGGAATTGTGattgtgttaggttagttgaATCTTTGGAAATTATCTGTCtcacattttatacaattatttattcatatcaaaacaaatatatattttttattacttaaagacTTGTTTTATTGACAATACAATTTTCACCACATAAATTAAGTAAGATTACTTGATACCTTTAAAGTATCAATGTCCATTATAGTTCAGTAACCAATACCCAATTTGCAATGTGTAAGGACAACAatcttatttttttgtaaaatgtataaagttttctttttcgAAAAAGTAAATTGATTGGCAACCGTAACTTTTCATTGGGGTGCAAAATGGTAGAacatcgaaagggttaaaaatatcaaattataagtTTTGTGTCAGATCTAATTTTTAAACCTGACATATTTCAGACgtcaaacatgtaaataaaaggtAAACCAACATGAGCAAAGCATTTAAAACCCGACTATTTGCCTAAATGGCACATTTTAGGCGCTTTATTTTGTTGGCAGCCGGTGATTTAACTATAATTTACTTGACGGTGTGATTCTAGTGAGTCAAGCTAAAAAGTATGATCTCAGCTAAATTATCGTTTCTAACCTTCGGATACTGTTTCATTTAGATTTCCCCCAAAAATTAGCGTGGCTGACCGATTTCCTGTTAAGGGAAATTCTTCTATcgaatttactaaaactaaattgTGTGTATCCCAACAGGCCCTACAGTATCTTTGGTTACAGATTTATGTAAACTACATTGATGTAATCTTTGAATTAACAAGAGTTAAGTGGAATTGTTTCTTCACATTAGAACGTTTAAAACCctagttaaatatttacatcctTTGTTCTCTGTCAATTTGTATATGTTGTTTCTAGTAAACATTACATTTGTCTGGTAAAAATCTTTGGTATGACACCCACGTTAAAGAATTCAAATGCCCATTTATATGTTGTAACAATATGTGGTATGAAATTCTACATGCAGTGCACGAATCATAGGGCACTGTTATCTGTTATCCTGTTATCTTTTAAAAAGCTTATGGAGGAAgcagtaacttttattttttaaataatttatttagaccaattgaaattggtattttaaaaatgaattaattgggTTTAtagtattaagtttattttatcctataaatttttctatatactCTTTTGgacattaattttaatcttattgaGTAggatatatagttaaaaaatacacaaGTCGTAGGTACTGCGTTGTTGTAAGCATTGTatattaacaactttttaataatCTGATGTGAGAATTACCTTCTGAAATGTCTACACAAGTTTCACAAACGATTTGCACATCAGGAAATGTATTTGACGATAGTAACTAAATGATTTGTTTCATCAATTTAGTTGTCTAAATTATTTAGTCTTCATTTCACAACTTTTACAACAATACACAGCTTTTACAAACACTTTTGCAATTTAGCTTACACAGCCATTTTACCATTCTGCGCTCGAACACAACACAGTGAGCAGTCAGAGCTAAAAATATAAGCGAGAGATTACGTCAGTGctcaaaatatattagtttaataacCAGTCGAAAGCATGGCCATCGTTCCATCTTTCGTCTCAATCtctcaatatttgtttttttttttttttttttaatagtagaaacaaagttttaatttggaGCATATACTAGTGGGACCTTATTGTCATTagaatatcaaaattatgttttggagataattttagtttcctttcAGTTGAAAATATTCCAGTATAATCCGCAAgtaaagaaatttgtttaaactttaaattgttttaaaaatatgattggaTTCACTTAGATTTGGAAAATGTTTGTGCAGCTCGGTTTTACATTTAGAACCTGTATATACTCCACATTCGTTGGTTAAAAATTGTATCTGAAGACTATAATGCGAGAAttatgtaaaatgaaatgaaaaacatctttattgaatacaaagaaaaacattaaatcggcgaggttaggactattaattaagtcctctcttacaacTAACCATAAATAAGTAATCTATAATTATGTCACTTTTAATTTTGAGTTGCAAATGTTAATAGAATGTTAGGTTGGTTTTAAATAGAACACAGGATTAATATAGACAACATAAACCTGAAAATGGACGGAAATGTTTATTCACTCATCTAAATGTAAAACTTACGAAAAGCTCATTTCTGCgataagtatatttatactttattctaCACTGGTTTAGGTCACACGTCACttgatacaattatttattaatctaaattaatttgtgttttacaagtTGCACTCAAGGTTACAAACACATGATTTAATTTTCTCAGTTTTTAGAAGAAACACCAGTACGTTTTGCTTGCTAATTTTCGGTTATCTAAACTTATTTCATAAtgtaatcaataattatataagcCATATAACTGAGACATTATGTACGGATTTATAGTGATTTTTCTACGATTCCAGAATATTTTTGGTACAGGCTATGCAGGGAGGacttttttaagaattaattaatttcagttcctatttaaaattaatatatagaaaaacattGCATTGTTATACAGTTTCTAGTAttgtttaatcaattaaatatgattgttttatttgttattagtaaatGTTCCTCGAAgtataaataattccaataatgcCTTTATATTAATTCTTGACAGTGcacatttgtattatattgtgtGACTTTTCTTCAACAACATTAAATGATTGATTAGAATCTTACCTTTACAATaagttactataattttatttcaattttaaagcaCGTTTAGGAAGCTATAAACATTTCAGTATGTTTAATTacgagttttaaaattaaatgaatactgGTTATTGAAACGtagatttatatttcaaaacattttattttcagctttACATTTCTTTAGAGCAAACTACAGAAACATCCAACTACTTGTTATGTTCACGACTGAAACCCAACCTGCAGAAACCAAACCACGAACATCAGGTAGAATCTATTTGCAAATGCCAAAAcggaaaacaaataaacaaaagtgaAGAAAATCAACCATTTTGctataagaatcattgtattaattgtaacaataaaaactcGAATAGCCAAATTTTAGTCGGAAATGTTGAGTAAAGCGTTATGTAGAGAATttataagaagcaaacaaaacaaaaaacgaAATCAATAACAATAGCTTTAATTAGAGAACTCAAAACGTATTAATTTATCTTTCCTGGTACTTTGTAACATTGTAGCAGCAAATGAGAAATAACAAGAAAAGAAAATCCTAGATTTGTTTCTCCTAGAAGCATTTTCATCCTTACTTTTACAGCATACACCTTAACCTCTACAAAGTATCACACGGCCAGACTCAGCATAATCGGCGTAGTCCATAGCAAACCGGCGTAGTTCTTCATGGTGACATGTGTACTGGAGTCACAACACTGGAGTCAGGTCAATCCAGAACTATCCAAAGGGAACCCTGGAGAGATAGGGCCCACGACACAGGTGTAGGAGAGGTGGACTGGATCAAGACGTCCACCCGCCATGTCTTCGGCGCCGTCCGCGCGTCGCGACGCCGTCACCGCCGTGACGAGTGACAGCGGTGGGCGTCACGCTGGTCTATTTCTGCTGGAGATATAAGCTCGGACTTTGTGTAACTCGAGTAGTTTGTGAACCTCAGCCACCTGCTTCAGACATGTCACTCGCCCGTGCCGTCCACGCCAAGGTAGGCTAATTACTTATAGGTTAGAGAAATGTTCCTTCACAGATGCCATACACAAGCGTGCACACAGTGTTCATTGCTGCGTTTATACGAAGCTAACAACAAATAGAGGTGTTGGGAAAATCAGAGTGCCGACTCTGTCATGTGAATATTACCGTCTATAagataattggctgagcgttagcgaagcctattatttgGGCGGCTGGAAAAAATGTCACTTCTGTTTATCTTTCTATCTGCGCGATATCTCAATACTACTTcaggtatataatttaaattttgagatatcttttaattttatcaaaattccaGTGGATTATGtcacaacacaattttatttggaaaatgtgCTCCATATAATGTTTCTAcagcttaatataatataaaaaagttttaccc
This Homalodisca vitripennis isolate AUS2020 chromosome 3, UT_GWSS_2.1, whole genome shotgun sequence DNA region includes the following protein-coding sequences:
- the LOC124357848 gene encoding muscle-specific protein 20-like, producing the protein MSLERAVRAKLAGKRDPEQEKEALEWIEAVLGKKFPAGEEYEDILRDGQVLCEVMNKLLPGAIKKINTSGGDFKLMENINNFQKAMKDYGVPDLDVFQTVDLYNKKDIAQVTTTLFALGRTTYNHPEWPGPWLGPRPAEEHKRNFTEEQLKAGQTIIGLQAGQNKGASQAGQNMGAGRKIIIGK